Proteins encoded in a region of the Vicia villosa cultivar HV-30 ecotype Madison, WI linkage group LG5, Vvil1.0, whole genome shotgun sequence genome:
- the LOC131606912 gene encoding ribonuclease 1-like: MKLLSLLFSLFYFLHSYSYYSANINFKYFMLAETWPKSFCKQKQCIPNVPLQFSVHGLWPKNNTPPHTYKCTTDTNMVDLNNAKLKKVWPSLTGNNKGFWDHEWNQHGTCSTMLSVDYFNHAIILYEKNNIKDILKMPLNPGGAAALIPGGTAKSADIQKHIKVIIGFEPQLHCEKGSADLMEVRLCFNTDLVNPSYMNCPSHLVCPPDINLPL, encoded by the exons ATGAAGTTACTATCATTATTGTTCTCTCTCTTCTACTTCTTACACTCCTATTCTTATTATTCTGCAAATATTAACTTTAAATACTTCATGTTGGCCGAAACATGGCCAAAATCCTTCTGCAAACAAAAGCAGTGTATCCCAAATGTACCATTACAGTTTTCTGTGCATGGCCTCTGGCCTAAGAACAACACCCCTCCTCACACATATAAATGCACAACAGATACAAATATG gTTGACCTAAACAATGCTAAGCTTAAAAAAGTGTGGCCGTCTTTAACCGGAAACAACAAGGGATTTTGGGACCACGAGTGGAACCAGCATGGCACTTGCTCCACCATGTTATCGGTTGATTACTTTAATCACGCTATAATTCTCTATGAGAAAAATAATATCAAAGACATTCTAAAGATGCCTCTAAACCCAGGTGGAGCGGCGGCTCTCATACCGGGTGGAACTGCGAAATCAGCTGATATTCAGAAGCATATAAAGGTTATTATCGGATTTGAACCACAACTTCATTGTGAAAAGGGTTCTGCAGATTTGATGGAAGTTAGATTGTGCTTTAATACTGATCTAGTAAACCCCTCCTATATGAATTGTCCTTCTCATTTAGTTTGTCCACCTGACATAAATTTACCATTATAA
- the LOC131605062 gene encoding F-box/kelch-repeat protein At3g06240-like, translating into MAKYGSEKVRNHIPDDLAIPILSKLPLKSLKRFGCVNKSWSVLFENPKFMVEFRNNFISISHSYYNDTSLLLHQIVCNHNRTYISFYLHSLSGERLENKVKLDLPNPFQQEELGFYVLVSGSINGILCLYDRDTIVMWNPTTGEFKVIPPSRVESLPPYQGIIKYLHGFGYDPFSDDYKIIRKVIFVPVTDDDDDDDIPPCDVKWKDMCENYEPFWEVYSLVYNSWRKVDLILPTCCWEGGNRNDNLLYLDGMCHWLSNSYGEYNEEYLVSFDLANEICFTTLIPTLMPLDIDPNNWVSHALVLLNGSIASILWYTNTFHISILGKVGVKESWTKIFVVGPLSDDIKFPIGAGKNGDIFFAKKEGREPICFDLCTQMIEELDGVKGAYNSQIIIYKESLVSIGGKHH; encoded by the coding sequence ATGGCGAAATATGGAAGTGAGAAGGTAAGAAATCACATACCAGATGATCTTGCTATCCCCATTCTATCAAAACTTCCTTTAAAATCTTTGAAACGCTTTGGATGTGTAAACAAATCATGGTCtgttttgtttgaaaaccctaaattTATGGTCGAGTTTCGCAATAATTTCATATCCATTTCTCACTCTTATTACAATGATACATCTCTTCTCCTTCATCAAATTGTTTGTAATCACAACCGTACTTACATTAGTTTCTATTTGCATTCACTTTCCGGCGAGAGGCTTGAGAATAAAGTTAAACTGGACCTTCCAAATCCATTTCAACAAGAGGAACTTGGATTTTATGTATTGGTTTCTGGTAGTATAAATGGAATTCTATGTCTTTACGACCGTGATACGATTGTAATGTGGAATCCAACTACTGGAGAATTTAAAGTCATTCCTCCCAGCCGTGTCGAGTCTCTACCACCCTATCAGGGTATTATTAAGTATCTTCATGGATTTGGTTATGACCCTTTTAGTGACGACTATAAAATTATTAGGAAGGTAATTTTTGTTCCTGTAacggatgatgatgatgatgatgatattccCCCGTGTGATGTGAAATGGAAAGATATGTGTGAGAATTATGAACCCTTTTGGGAGGTATATAGCTTAGTATATAACTCTTGGAGGAAAGTTGATCTCATCCTTCCTACTTGTTGTTGGGAAGGCGGCAACCGTAATGATAATCTACTATACTTGGATGGAATGTGTCATTGGCTCTCTAACTCTTACGGAGAATACAATGAAGAGTACTTGGTGTCATTTGACTTGGCCAATGAAATTTGTTTTACCACACTCATACCCACACTCATGCCCTTAGACATAGATCCCAATAATTGGGTGAGTCATGCATTGGTGTTGTTAAATGGATCTATTGCTTCAATTTTATGGTATACAAATACTTTTCACATATCAATTTTAGGCAAAGTGGGTGTGAAGGAATCTTGGACTAAAATCTTTGTTGTTGGACCCTTGTCCGACGACATTAAGTTTCCTATTGGAGCGGGAAAGAATGGTGATATATTCTTTGCAAAGAAAGAAGGAAGAGAACCAATCTGCTTTGATTTATGTACTCAAATGATTGAGGAACTTGATGGTGTGAAAGGAGCATATAATTctcaaataataatttataaagaaAGTCTCGTTTCGATTGGAGGAAAACATCATTAG